The Triticum aestivum cultivar Chinese Spring chromosome 5A, IWGSC CS RefSeq v2.1, whole genome shotgun sequence genomic sequence CCTATCAGCTGATCTCTTTCATGTATCAGCTTTTCCAAGAATCAATCTTCTGTGTTGGCCCTGTTACTCTGTTAGTTAATTCAAAATGGTACATAAGAACATAGCAAGATACACTGAATTTCACAAGCTTTATTTCCATCACTAGTCAGTAGTAGGGATGATTTACACCTTGGAGCAACATCTTACAAAATTTCCCTTGAAAAAACAGCTTCAGATCATCACAATCAGCTTAAGAATTTCACTTGAACACCAAGTGGACTGACTACAAACAAATCAAAACTCCCCGCAAAAGGGAAAGCAAACAAGATCCTATACACCTCATACAGACTAGGAAGACTGAAATTTCCGTAGCATTACATCCTCGAAGAACAGAGGATCGGAAGAAACGCCCTTGGATCGAATCGAATGCCTCATCTCGGGAGCGTGCTGTAGCCGTAGGTGCTGCCCATGAATGAGGAGACGGCGGCGTCCCCGTCGAAGGCGTCCCTCTCGTCGAGGTAGACGTTCATGCGGAAGGCGGCGTGCACGCCGATGAGGGCGGAGGCGAGGACGAGGGAGACGAGCAGGTTGAGCCCCGCGCGGGTGAGCGCGACGGCGAGCacggtggcggcggagaggacggCGAGCACGACGCGGTCGTCGACGTCGCGGCCGAGGCAGACGAGCGGGCCCGCGTCCCCGCCGCGGCCGAAGTAGAGCGCGAGCCAGGCGACGAAGAGGGCGAGGAAGGCGAGCATGGAGCGCGGGCGGTAGACGAGGCcgaggaagacgaggacgagcgCCGCGAGCGCGTAGTTGGCGCGGAAGTAGGCGAGGTTGCGGCGGGCCCGGGCGCGCGCCTCGCCGCAGGTCTCCGGGCGCGAGAAGGCCGTGTGGTCCAGCACCTCCCGCCAGGCCCGCGGCCGGCCGACGGCCGCGGCGGCCGCGGCGCTGGCCCCCGCGCGCGAGAAGAAGGCCACCCCCGCCTCCGCCGCGGTCGCCGCCGGCggggaggcgggggaggaggagggggagggcgccGCCTCGAAGCCGCCGTTCGcgtcgggccgcggcggcgggggcggggccggGACGGCGCCGTAGCGCGACCAGGAGGCCGTGGAGGAGGACATGGCGGAGGGAGGGACGAACCCTAGGTGGTGGCGGGGAGGGGGGATGGATCGGGGGATCGTGCTCGTGCCGTGATTGATTGCTGTTGCTGGCTGGCCTCGGTCGATCGATCGATCGGTTTTTGTCGAGTGGatctggctggctggctggctggacgGAGGAGCAGGGCAAAGGGAAAAGTTTGCTTTTGGGGATTTTTATGAACCCAATTGGCCAATTCGCGGGCTAATTTATTAATGGTGTATCGGAGCGACTGGTTGGGACGTCGGCAGATCCGATCGAGCGGCTGGGAATGGCTCCTTCGACAAACAAACACACGTCCATGTCACGGCTCATATGCAACAAGCCAGAATGTCCTAATCGCATTTAAGTAGACGTGTTAATTTGCGGCGTATTAGCGTGGAACGAGTACAGTGTGTTCACAACTTTCTGGCCGAGCATTCATGTTTTAGATTTAGTAATACAAAACTCCTATTCATAGCTAATTGTTTGGGGGGCAGCGCTACGCATCGGCCGGGTGATAATCTAAAAGGACCGACCGTCTTGGCAGCGTTGTATGGCGCCCCGAATAGCCATGAGTATCAACCTTTATAACAAGTTATTTGTGTTGGGCTCCGTCTTCTACAACAGGAGCCTTGTTGCGATCTCTCCATGAACCTTTATTTTTTCCTTTAAAACAAGATCTATGTTGAGCTCGGCCTTCTGCAACAGGAGCCCTGTTGCAATCTCTCTAAACCGGGTTTTTTTAAAAACAATACCCATGTTGCGGAAATGAACCGCGACCACCGTTGCAACATCACATGGGTTTTAAACACGTGTCCCTGTTTGCACATCATTGTAACAACACCAAATGTTTAAGAAACATAGCTCAGCTGCAAACCAGTGCAACAACACGCATGTTTCATAAACATAAGCCTTGTTGCAGAAGCTTGTCAGAGGAGCACCACCGATGTTATCGAAGCACGGACGCCGCTTTGCAACATCGATGGTCGGTTGCGGCGGTTGGCCTTTCTCGCAGCAACGCTTCTCGTGCAGGAGGTATGGTTGAGGATGGGAACGAAAATATAGGAGAAGGAAATGATCTGACTTTGCAATGGAGGGAACTGAGAGAGGGCATGAGGAAGAATTGAGAGATGAATAAGGAGAGAAGATAAGATGGGCTAGGGAAGAGAGGGGTAAGGttggatgagagagagagagaggggcgtcTCCATGGGCCCACGAGGACACACGTCGTTTGGACGACGAGGCCGAAGCGCCCTAGCAACCGCCGAATGATTGCTAGTGTTTTCGTTTCTTCATTGTGAAAATCTTCATCCAGCTCCAGAGTGGCGATGCAATGAAGAATCGGTGCTTCTATAAATTTTGGTGTAGTGATGTCATGAAAGCATCGGGGCGACCTACACGACACCTACCTACATGGTCCTACGCCACCACGCCAACTACCGAACGAGATGAAGATGTGAAGATTTATGCATCCACATTCAAACAAAACCAAAACAATCGGCCCTGGAGTCCATTTTCTCAATCTGCATTAATTGTAGCTTCATGTATTGGTGAATGATCTGGCTTCAAACAATGCAAATCAATCATATTCATATCCACGTACGCTGCAATCCTCTGGGTTGTCACAACAGGGTTCATCGTAGGTTTTGAATTTATAGTCTCACTTCGAGAATCTCAAATATGCCAACAGACCACTCCTACAACCACACTTTGTACCACATTGTTGCGATTGAGAAGGTCAAACAACCGTTGTTTAGCATtatgaaagaaaaaaaatgtttCGACCGAATACCAAACTTCTCCTCAATCCCGTTTTAGATAGTCGCAGCAAAGGGGCACGTAAAAAAGAATGCTCAACATGTCGGAGTGTATATGCATAAAAATCTGTAAATTAGGAGAAGTGCATATGCATAAAAATGTGGAAAACCTATGGATTAAATTAGGGGACGTGCTACGTGTCGGTCGGCGGatcatttgaaaaaaaaatccgcCGCCTGGTGAGCCGTCGTATCTGGATCAATCTAGTGGCCGACGCCGAGCGTCGTCCTCAACTTCTGCAACATAAGTGGTGTCGCAGAAATATCTGCAGCAGAGATTGTGTTGCGAAAAAAAATTGCAGCAGTGATGATATTGCGGAAATATTTGCATTTTTTTTGCAACAAATGTTAAGTTGCAGAAAATTTATGCAACAAAGAGAATGTTGCAGGAACAGCTGTTGCGGCTGAAGCTCAGGGAGGCGACAACCTACTGTGTCGGCGTGCTTGCCAGCGGCCTTGTCGGCGGCGAGCCCCGACAACAACGGTTGAAGTAGCGTGAGAAGGTGTCAACTTGGGGGGAGGGGGGAGTTCGGGGGGAACACGGGAGGCGACTACTCATGCTTGCCAGCAACTTCGTCAACGTGCTTGTCGGCAGCCTTGTTGGCGTGCTTGCCGATGGCGCCAGTCGTGCTTATCAGAGATCTCGTTGGCATGTTCGCTAGCGGCGACCGGAGTAGCGCCTAGGAGCTTTGGCTTGACGAGGAGCACGGGATCTAGATCTCACAACACACTAGCTGTTGTGGTGGGGAATTATAAGAACTACCGGTTGTAAAATTTATTTAGGCTACATAATACGTCGCTTCTGGGTCATCTGATTAAAATCAGATCCGACGGCTATGAAGGCGTAGACGCACGCGTCGTTATCAGTCGGATAGGATGATTTGCATCATTTCCCTTAATAAACTAGATATTAGACAATTAGACACCGTCAAGCGTGGCGCGCTGGTCGCTCGAGGCTCAGCCTTGACCTCAGGGACCGTGTCCACCCTGTGTTCCCAAGTCGCCGGAACCTCGAACAAGCACGAACTGATCATAAATTACCGGTACTTGCAGAGTTCCACGGGTACGTACTTAACGAAGGTGGGAGCGAGGCAGACACGCCATTTTCACGAGTCCCCTGCATGTCGACGGGATCCCAAGAGCGGCGATCAGTCGCACACGTCGACGCGACGCGGTGTCGGGTGCTCCCGGACACGGAGAAGCCGCCATCGTCGATCGGGATGGGGATGGGCCGACGCCCAACTGGTGGGTCTTCTCCGTCCTCTGACAGCGCAACAAACAACGAACGAACATCCGTGGCCTGCGGCCGAACTGTCCTCGAGCTCCTCGTCCGTGCCCGACTCGGCAGATCGGATTTGACAGCGATTCGCAATTGCATGCAGATCCATGGATGCAGAGGAAGACATGCCACGTGCCGGATCGGATCCATAGCGTGGAAAGGGGGAGGAAGCACGAGAGGGCCGATGAGAAGGCTGAGTGCCTGCCGTCTGGGAAAATCGTTACTAGCGTGACAGCCCAATACAGACTGGGCGATCCATTCAATTAGATTAATTGTTTTTTGAGGATAATTAGATTAATTGTTTATATACCATTAGTTTTAGTTTTTATTGAGGGTAATTAGATTAATTGTTTATATCCAATGATATTAGACGGCAGGACCCGTAAGGCACTATTGGACCAATGTTAGCTAGACTATGAGCAACTTTATTTTCATAATGTCATGGTTTGTCGGCGTCAGTTCGCGGGGGAATCTGTTTcacaaccctaaaccctaaacgtCGTCCCCCAAGTTTCGACCTTGTTCGGCTTCTCTAGGAGCCTTCCATCAAGTGAAGCAGCCATCCTGGAACTGGAGTCCACGCCACAGTCTCTTACGCACATCCACGCGACTGTCGTTGGCAACCGCGACGGCTCCGGCCTTGCTTCAACAAAATGCGCATCAGATCCCGTCTCTGTCGCCGCCACGCTCGCTCTCCCCCGAGCTTGGGACTGTGGACTCTCCGGCTTCACCACCCACCGCTGCTGCGCTGGCCGCGACTGCCCTTGCTTTTCGCAGGTCGGACCCGACCATTGGGGGACGGAAGGCGACGACATCCTCGGACGCGACGCCCACTGCTCCTACGCCGCAGGTCGTTGCTGGAGGT encodes the following:
- the LOC123108058 gene encoding PRA1 family protein E; the encoded protein is MSSSTASWSRYGAVPAPPPPPRPDANGGFEAAPSPSSSPASPPAATAAEAGVAFFSRAGASAAAAAAVGRPRAWREVLDHTAFSRPETCGEARARARRNLAYFRANYALAALVLVFLGLVYRPRSMLAFLALFVAWLALYFGRGGDAGPLVCLGRDVDDRVVLAVLSAATVLAVALTRAGLNLLVSLVLASALIGVHAAFRMNVYLDERDAFDGDAAVSSFMGSTYGYSTLPR